Proteins from one Plasmodium yoelii strain 17X genome assembly, chromosome: 2 genomic window:
- a CDS encoding PIR protein, producing the protein MSYKVCKSINDIDNYFVDDPNNSGKDASWNILSMYCPGSNCSSDEEKIISGFILLLNMFGEEDIDIDKLVEYAILWLSYKLNQKTQNGTTKLYDFYTNNIKTNNQYEDNIGVNNGDKIKKDVIENKIKSMNMNIEDISNYYDPFKSLCNVYSELDPEKNQCKTCLENGEEFFEKYEKHKNALDITKGDSYSQLWFSLLKDYKIFENKYNSIKCDNVSSLVACSRSSIIKNTLIAIAIIFVAASILLGVSYKYSLFGFRKRAQKQNLREKLKK; encoded by the exons atgtctTATAAAGTG tGTAAATCAATTAATGATATtgataattattttgttgATGATCCGAACAACTCGGGAAAAGATGCTTCTTGGAATATATTAAGTATGTATTGCCCTGGTAGTAACTGTAGTagtgatgaagaaaaaattatctctggttttatattgttaCTAAATATGTTTGGTGAGGAAGATATAGATATTGATAAACTTGTTGAATAcgctattttatggttaagttataaactaaaccaaaaaacacaaaatggAACCACCAAATTATacgatttttatactaataatataaaaacaaataatcaATATGAGGACAATATAGGTGTTAATAATGGTGATAAGATTAAAAAGGAtgttatagaaaataaaataaaatcgatgaatatgaatattgaagatatatctaattattatgatccatttaaatcattatgtaacgTGTATAGTGAACTTGATCCAGAAAAAAACCAATGCAAGACATGTTTAGAAAATGGTGaagaattttttgaaaaatatgaaaaacataaaaatgcTTTAGATATTACTAAAGGAGATTCTTATTCTCAACTATGGTTTAGTTTATTAAaagattataaaatttttgaaaataaatataatagtatTAAGTGTGATAATGTCTCATCACTTGTAGCTTGCTCACGAAGttcaataataaaaaatacactaattgcaattgcaattatatttgttgcagcatcaattttattgggagtttcttataag tattcgttatttggatttcggaaacgagctcaaaaacaaaatttaagagaaaagctaaaaaaataa
- a CDS encoding PIR protein produces the protein MDNRLCGPFNVLRNYLPDELDNSAKYEFDKNEYLKKYCPNGDSDKKCETDLDKIKAGFLCLFEQIIVNNIDNLSKEEVKVFIIYIMIWLNYMLNLKKVNDTNNLNEFYIKYTEKNTDYEYCKTDGIDCDSALKNQLGYDNFTEIINERKDLLNIKFKDPSKVYDLFKLLCNMYYDVNGGDSNPENQLKIANQFFEKYKELNGYSDITEDSPYYQVLSTLSNDYNNIINECSNCQSSNFPSFLTYSRRSVIKNTLISIAFIFASVSIFLGIAYKYSLFGFRKRFQKQQLREKLKNIKKRMNH, from the exons ATGGATAATCGCCtg tgtggaCCATTCAATGTATTGAGAAACTATTTACCCGATGAATTAGATAATTCTGCAAAATAcgaatttgataaaaatgagtATCTTAAGAAATATTGTCCTAATGGAGATTCAGATAAAAAATGTGAGACTGatctcgataaaattaaggctggatttttatgtttatttgaacaaattattgttaataatattgataatTTAAGTAAAGAAGAGGTTAAAgtgtttattatatacattatgatatggttaaattatatgttaaacctaaaAAAAGTTAATGACACCAACAACTTAAATgagttttatattaaatatacagAAAAAAATACGGATTATGAATATTGTAAAACAGATGGTATTGATTGTGATAGTGCATTAAAAAATCAACTAGGATATGATAATTTTACGGAAATCATAAATGAAAGAAAGGATTTGTtgaatattaaatttaaagatCCTTCTAAAGTTtatgatttatttaaattattatgtaatatgTATTATGATGTTAATGGAGGCGATTCAAATCCCGAGAATCAATTAAAAATAGCTAAtcaattttttgaaaaatataaagaacttAATGGATATTCTGATATTACTGAAGATAGTCCCTATTATCAAgtattgtctacattatcaaatgattataataatattataaacgAATGTAGCAATTGTCAATCTAGTAATTTTCCATCATTTCTAACATATTCACGAAGATCAGTAATAAAAAACACACTAATTTCAAttgcatttatatttgctTCAGTATCAATTTTCTTGGGTAttgcttataag tattcgttatttggatttcggaaacgatttcaaaaacaacaattaagagaaaaactaaaaaatataaagaagagaatgaatcattaa
- a CDS encoding PIR protein, with product MDNTMCRRFDTLRNYFPDDLNSHTSKDINDLGSIKNYCSNGESGETNCKTYLDKINAGFLWLFDQLFVKNQISDINIAEYIIIWLSYMLNLKKESEITKLNDFYSNYIEINTHYTNCNNDRGDCSKSLKEITGYTNYKEIIDKKKELFNIDFEYMSKFYDAFKTLCNMYTELDANNPNNKNYLNCAKKFVEKYNELNDPNNTKDNAYYQVLSTLSNYYNNFKNFCESITIDCSDIPLLPDIKTTQISEQSFETSSELSSKVTPSSSSVTNKLIPVLSIIVAIPIFLGIFYKYSLFGFRKRTKKQHLKEKIKK from the exons atgGATAATACCATG tgtcGAAGGTTTGATACATTGAGAAACTATTTCCCCGATGACTTAAACAGCCATACAAGTAAAGATATTAATGATTTAGGGAGCATTAAGAATTATTGCTCTAATGGAGAATCAGGGGAAACAAACTGTAAGACTTATctcgataaaataaatgctgGATTTTTATGGTTGTTTGACCAATTGTTTGTGAAAAATCAAATAAGTGATATCAATATTGCTGAATACATTatcatatggttaagttatatgttaaacctaaaAAAAGAAAGCGAAATCACCAAATTAAACGATTTTTATAGTAATTATATAGAAATTAATACACATTATACTAATTGTAATAATGATCGTGGAGATTGCAGTAAGtcattaaaagaaataacgggatatacaaattataaggaaatcatagataaaaaaaaagaattgtTCAATATTGATTTTGAGtatatgtctaaattttatgatgcatttaaaacattatgtaacatgtataCTGAACTTGATGCAAACAACCCAAATAAtaagaattatttaaattgtgCTAAAaaatttgttgaaaaatataatgaacttAACGATCCTAATAATACTAAAGATAACGCATATTATCAAGTATTGTCTACtttatcaaattattataataattttaaaaatttttgtGAAAGTATTACCATTGATTGTAGCGATATTCCGCTACTTCCAGATATAAAAACAACACAAATTTCTGAACAGAGTTTTGAAACGAGTTCTGAACTGAGTTCTAAAGTTACaccatcaagttcgtcggtaacaaacaaattaattccagttttatcgataatTGTTGCAATACCAATATTCTTgggaattttttataag tattcattatttggatttcggaaacgaaccaaaaaacaacatttaaaagaaaagataaaaaaataa
- a CDS encoding PIR protein: protein MDKDMCKRFKNVRDKFPDKLNKGNYQFNDNKFFKNYCTNECNSNLDKISAGCLYFFDTFFKDGHAFEMVAKRNINIVEYILIWLIYMLNLIKTEENDSITIFYNTYIKDGGKYTTNLNYIRSYNSYKDLIDRSYNFLSKDMSIISKLYDVFNTLCDIYNDLDTNYSNCAKCSEKARQFIEKYKEFNIDYKTAEDNPYFNVLINFLIGYDNLKDKCSDFPSIPGMPNKNYDQRSEVASSSSSIVSKLIPILSILVAIAIFLGISYKYSLFGFRKRVQKQYLREKIKNIKNRMNR, encoded by the exons ATGGATAAGGAcatg tgtaaaaGGTTCAAGAATGTAAGGGATAAATTTCCTGATAAATTGAATAAAGGAAATTATCaatttaatgataataaatttttcaaaaattattGTACTAATGAATGTAATAGTAATCTCGATAAAATTagtgctggatgtttatatttttttgatacaTTCTTTAAGGATGGCCATGCATTTGAGATGGTTGCAAAAAGAAACATAAATATTGTTGAATACattttgatatggttaatttatatgttaaaccttaTCAAAACTGAAGAAAACGACAGTATAAcgattttttataatacatacatAAAGGATGGTGGTAAGTATACTACTAATCTAAATTATATTAGAAGTTATAATAgttataaggatcttatagatagaagttataattttttaagtaaGGATATGAGtattatatctaaattatatgatgtATTTAATACATTATGTGACATTTATAATGACCTTGATACAAACTACTCAAATTGCGCGAAATGTTCGGAAAAAGCTCGTCAAtttattgaaaaatataaagaatttaaCATAGATTATAAGACTGCTGAAGATAACCCATATTTTAATGTAttgattaattttttaattggttatgataatttaaaagataaatGTAGTGATTTCCCATCCATTCCTGGGATGCcaaacaaaaattatgatcAAAGATCTGAAGTTGCATCATCAAGTTCATCGATAGTaagcaaattaattccaattttatcgatattagttgcaatagcaatttttttaggaatttcttataag tattcattatttggatttcggaaacgagttcaaaaacaatatttaagagaaaaaataaaaaatataaagaatagAATGAATCGTTAa
- a CDS encoding PIR protein — protein MNKEVCESFQSVWDNFPDTLTQSNEYHGFNDSNFLNSYCFGNQCDRPLEKMNAVFFHLVNKFFGSSGLFNNNVKNNINAVEYILIWLSHMLNLKDNTGNILTNFYKVYINNQEKYKNPINGVDGCSNYDEFIYTKKELMEITNEKLSRFYAPFKSLCNMYSRFNDRTSDCTKCLSDANEFVETYNKLNGDSSITNDSSCNKLLCTLSNDYDHFKKEYSDVKCSNLSFPAIEKPKNCVENSKQNPVQRLEPISQDASSSSSITNKLFTVLSIFGAIAFFLGISYKYSLFGFRKRFKKQQIREKIKNIKKKINN, from the exons atgaataaggaagtg tgtgaaaGCTTTCAGAGTGTATGGGATAATTTTCCCGATACATTGACCCAAAGTAATGAATATCATGGATTTAAtgatagtaattttttaaatagttattGTTTTGGCAATCAATGTGATCGTCCTCTCGAAAAAATGAATGCtgtattttttcatttggtTAATAAATTCTTTGGGAGTTCTGGTTtgtttaataataatgtaaaaaataatatcaatGCTGTTGAATACATTCTCATATGGTTAAGTcatatgttaaacctaaagGATAACACAGGAAACATTCtaacaaatttttataaagtatatattaataatcaagaaaagtataaaaatccTATAAATGGTGTTGATGGTTGTAGTAATTATgatgaatttatatatacaaaaaaagaattGATGGAAATTACTAATGAAAAATTGTCTAGATTTTATGCtccatttaaatcattatgtaacatgtataGTAGATTTAATGATAGAACGTCAGATTGCACAAAATGTTTGAGTGATGCTAATGAATTTGTtgaaacatataataaactTAATGGAGATTCTAGTATTACTAATGATAGTTCCTGTAATAAACTATTGTGTACTTTGTCAAATGATTATGATCATtttaaaaaggaatataGTGATGTTAAATGTTCCAATTTATCCTTCCCAGCGATAGAAAAACCAAAAAATTGTGTAGAAAATTCTAAACAAAATCCTGTACAAAGATTAGAACCAATTTCTCAAGATGCATCATCAAGCTCATCGAtaacaaacaaattatttacagttttatcgatatttggtgcaatagcattttttttaggaatttcttataag tattcgttatttggatttcggaaacgatttaaaaaacaacaaataagagaaaaaataaaaaatataaagaagaaaataaataattaa
- a CDS encoding PIR protein — MNKEVCEKFQEVRNSISDELKGNGIPEFGDDDILNNYCDNKKCQSDFDKISAGCLYLLDQFYKDGGILSPPARNNINIVGYISIWLSYMLNLGKSEEKDNIGEFYSDYIYHYDKYKTGINELTDYDNHKKLLDKKNDVLNMDSKIVPKFYKAFKSLCEMYTEYDENKENCTNYSEKAKEFVEQYEKLYEDYNSNNDSSYKQVLCTLSTDYDNLIKKCNDAQCCKSSSLPTIETEKIPENCSEETSEKTYGTEYGQYSGEFPEVTLSESSLVSKLFIVLSIFGAIAIFLGISYKYSLFGFRQRLQKQKLREKIKNIKKRINH, encoded by the exons atgaataaggaagtg tgTGAAAAGTTCCAGGAGGTAAGGAACTCGATTTCCGATGAATTGAAAGGTAATGGAATCCCTGAATTTGGCGatgatgatattttaaataattattgtgATAATAAGAAATGTCAAAGTGATTTCGATAAAATAagtgctggatgtttatatttgttggatCAATTTTATAAGGATGGTGGTATATTATCCCCTCCTGCAAGAAATAACATCAATATTGTTGGTTACATTtcgatatggttaagttatatgttaaaccttGGCAAAAGTGAAGAAAAAGACAATATAGGTGAGTTTTATAGTGATTACATATATCATTATGATAAGTATAAGACGGGAATAAATGAATTaactgattatgataatCATAAGAAACttttagataaaaaaaatgatgtgTTGAATATGGATAGTAAAATTGTAcctaaattttataaagcatttaaatcgttatgtgaaatgtatactgaatatgatgaaaataaggAAAATTGCACAAACTATTCGGAAAAAGCTAAAGAATTTGTTGAACAATATGAAAAACTTTACGAGGATTATAATAGCAATAATGACAGTTCATATAAACAAGTATTGTGTACTTTATCAAccgattatgataatttaataaagaaATGTAATGATGCTCAGTGTTGCAAATCTTCATCTCTTCCAACGATAGAAACAGAAAAAATTCCTGAAAATTGTTCTGAAGAAACTTCTGAAAAAACTTATGGAACAGAATATGGACAATATTCTGGGGAATTTCCTGAGGTTACATTATCAGAATCATCTCTAGTaagtaaattatttatagttttatcgatatttggtgcaatagcaatttttttaggaatttcgtataag tattcgttatttggatttcggcaACGacttcaaaaacaaaaattaagagaaaaaataaaaaatataaagaagagaataaatcattaa
- a CDS encoding PIR protein, whose product MSKGLCEIINAAENYVFADPNNSREYISMGVFNLYCPEDNCDTDNNKVSSTFISLLKIFEDEHLEGNKLVEYAILWLSYILNQKKQNGTTTLNDFYTNHVITNSHYDKEINADSDSGNKINKDIIKKKIKSMDIDIKDISNFYDAFKSLCNMYSEIGAEDYECMPCLENAGELFEKYEKLKNALYINKGSSYLQLLSSLSNDYKNFENIYSAACINSSPLVACPRSSVTKNILITIAIIFVAASILLGVSYKYSLFGFRKRFQKQKLREKIKK is encoded by the exons ATGTCTAAGGGATTG tGTGAAATAATTAATGCGGCTGAAAATTATGTTTTTGCTGATCCAAACAACTCGAGAGAATATATTTCTATGGGtgtttttaatttgtatTGTCCTGAAGATAACTGTGATACTGATAACAACAAAGTTAGTTCTACTTTTATATCATTACTAAAAATTTTTGAGGATGAACATTTAGAGGGTAATAAACTTGTGGAATATgctattttatggttaagttatatactaaatcaaaaaaaacaaaatggaaCTACCACATTAAacgatttttatactaaTCATGTAATAACAAATAGTCATTATGATAAGGAAATAAATGCTGATAGTGATAGTGGTAATAAGATTAATAAggatattataaaaaaaaaaataaaatcgatgGATAtcgatattaaagatatatctaatttttatgatgcatttaaatcattatgtaacatgtataGTGAAATTGGTGCAGAAGACTACGAATGCATGCCATGTTTAGAAAATGCTGGAGAATtgtttgaaaaatatgaaaaacttaaaaatgctttatatattaataaaggaaGTTCTTATTTACAACTATTGTCtagtttatcaaatgattataaaaattttgaaaatatatatagtgcTGCATGTATTAATTCCTCACCACTTGTAGCTTGTCCACGAAGTTcagtaacaaaaaatatactaattacaattgcaattatatttgttgcagcatcaattttattgggagtttcttataag tattcgttatttggttttcggaaacgatttcaaaaacaaaaattaagagaaaaaataaaaaaataa
- a CDS encoding PIR protein: protein MNYTLCMRFDNLRKFLPDELNISTKNDINSLGNIKKYCSNGESEETGCKTDIDKINGACLWLFDQLLLKNKNNINMAEYIIIWLIYMLNLKNDKKIKNFNDFYTNYIEKNRYYIKCDNSGNDCSDKLKINTGYTNYKGIIDKKNELLNINFEHVPKLYDAFKSLCIMYTEISASDRKDKKYLENAKNFVNKYNELNNPNNTKDSAYYQVLSTLSNDYNNFKNYCIIINDNCSDIPLLSDIKTTQNSETSSKVTPSSSSVTNKLIPVLSIIVAIPIFFGIFYKYSLFGFRKRTPKQHLREKLKK, encoded by the exons atgAATTATACCCtg tgtatGAGGTTTGATAACTTGAGAAAATTTTTACCCGATGAATTAAACATATCTACAAAGAATGATATTAATAGTTTAGGGAACATTAAGAAGTATTGCTCTAATGGAGAATCAGAGGAAACAGGATGTAAGACTGATATCGATAAGATAAATGGTGCTTGTCTATGGTTGTTCGACCAATTgcttttgaaaaataaaaataatatcaacATGGctgaatatattattatatggttAATTTATATGCTAAAcctaaaaaatgataaaaaaatcaagaaTTTTAATGACTTTTATACtaattatatagaaaaaaataggTATTATATTAAGTGTGATAATAGTGGTAATGATTGTagtgataaattaaaaattaatacaggatatacaaattataagggaatcatagataaaaaaaatgaattgttgaatattaattttgaGCATGTGCCTAAATtgtatgatgcatttaaatcattatgtatcATGTATACTGAAATTAGTGCAAGCGACAGAAAAGATAAgaaatatttagaaaatgctaaaaattttgttaacaaatataatgaacTTAACAATCCTAATAATACTAAAGATAGCGCCTATTATCAAgtattgtctacattatcaaatgattataataattttaaaaattattgtattataattAACGACAATTGTAGCGATATTCCGCTACTTTCAGATATAAAAACAACACAAAATTCTGAAACGAGTTCTAAAGTTACaccatcaagttcgtcggtaacaaacaaattaattccagttttatcgataatTGTTGCAATACCAATATTCTTtggaattttttataag tattcgttatttggatttcggaaacgaacCCCAAAACAACACTTAAgagaaaaactaaaaaaataa
- a CDS encoding PIR protein yields the protein MDKKVCGILLSVKNSFSNNLDAKGNYQFTMNEGIFKEYCNSNECDNNLKKINAGCLYLLDAFFKDNSVFNSVAKSNINIVDYIMIWLSYVLNLIKNEYNDSIQFFYNSYVKGDNKYKVSIAKGTGYSNYKELIEKKNLMNMNIKDISKLYNAFTTLCMMHLEFDKQKPNCNKYLNNAKNFVDQYKKLKQDTSITENNSYTQLLCTLSTDYDNFKKKYDDIQSCNSSPLPTIEKPEKCIQSFERSSQLILEKLSEDAPSSSSTASKLFIVLSLFGAIAFFLGISYKYSLFGFRKRFQKQKLREKLKNIKKRMNQ from the exons ATGGATAAGaaagtg TGTGGAATACTCCTTTCTGTAAAGAATTCGTTTTCCAATAATTTGGACGCAAAAGGGAATTATCAATTTACTATGAATGAAGGAATTTTTAAAGAGTATTGTAATAGTAACGAATGTGATAATAAtctcaaaaaaattaatgctggGTGTTTATATTTGCTTGACGCATTTTTTAAGGATAATTCTGTGTTTAATTCTGTTGCAAAAAGTAacatcaatattgttgattacattatgatatggttaagttatgtgttaaacctaataaaaaatgaatataacgacagtatacaatttttttataattcatatGTAAAGGgtgataataaatataaagtgTCTATAGCGAAGGGTACGGGATATAGTAATTATAAGGAacttatagaaaaaaaaaatctgatgaatatgaatattaaagatatatctaaattatataatgcaTTTACTACATTATGTATGATGCATCTTGAATTTGATAAACAGAAGCCAAATTGcaataaatatttgaataatGCCAAAAATTTTGTTGAccaatataaaaaacttaAGCAAGATACTAGTATTACTGAAAACAATTCATATACTCAACTATTGTGTACtttatcaactgattatgataattttaaaaagaaatatgATGATATTCAAAGTTGCAATTCTTCACCTCTTCCAACGATAGAAAAACCAGAAAAATGCATACAAAGTTTTGAACGAAGTTCTCAACTAATTCTTGAAAAACTTTCTGAAGATGCACCATCAAGCTCGTCGACAGCAAgcaaattatttatagttttatcattatttggtgcaatagcattttttttaggaatttcttataag tattcgttatttggatttcggaaacgatttcaaaaacaaaaattaagagaaaaactaaaaaatataaagaagagaatgaaccaataa
- a CDS encoding PIR protein, producing the protein MDTDVCQTLLPLRNVISNSDDGIIYQFTTDEDYKSYCTDGNCVDDTDKINARCLYIFNTFFKDKSVFETAAKGNIYIVQYILIWLSYILSLIKSNGSDNRTIFYNKYINEDDNYNNNINYIVGYKSYKDLIDRNKYILSMDMSIISKLYDAFNTLCGIYNDLDTSNSNCMQHSEKARQFVEIYKKIIIDHNIGENIRYFYVLINLLTDYDNLKKKCENLPSTPDITKIISEATSSSIASKLIPILSILVAIPILLGIVYKYSLFGFRKRFQKQHLREKLKK; encoded by the exons ATGGATACGGacgtg TGTCAAACGTTACTTCCTTTAAGGAACGTGATTTCCAATTCGGACGATGGTATAATCTATCAATTTACAACTGATGAAGATTACAAAAGTTACTGTACTGATGGAAATTGTGTTGATGATaccgataaaattaatgctagatgtttatatatttttaatacattCTTTAAGGATAAGTCTGTGTTTGAAACGGCTGCAAAAGGAAACATCTATATTGTTCAATACattttgatatggttaagttatatctTAAGCCTGATCAAAAGTAATGGATCTGACAATAGAAcgattttttataataaatatataaatgaagatgataattataataataatataaattatattgttGGTTATAAGAGCtataaggatcttatagatagaaataaatatattttaagtatGGATATGAgcattatatctaaattatatgatgcatttaataCATTATGTGGCATATATAATGATCTTGATACAAGCAACTCAAATTGCATGCAACATTCCGAAAAAGCTCGTCAATTtgttgaaatatataaaaaaattatcatagaTCATAACATTGGTGAAAATATCCgctatttttatgtattgattaatttattaactgATTAtgacaatttaaaaaaaaaatgtgaaaatttGCCATCCACTCCagatataacaaaaataatttctGAAGCTACATCAAGTTCGATAGCaagcaaattaattccaattttatcgatattagttgcaataccaattttattgggaattgtttataag tattcgttatttggatttcggaaacgatttcaaaaacaacatttaagagaaaagctaaaaaaataa